A genomic stretch from Pirellulales bacterium includes:
- the fadA gene encoding acetyl-CoA C-acyltransferase (FadA; fatty acid oxidation complex component beta; functions in a heterotetramer with FadB; similar to FadI2J2 complex; functions in beta-oxidation of fatty acids), giving the protein ASGARITTTLVRNMIDRNVNLGLATMCIGAGQGIATIFERI; this is encoded by the coding sequence CGCGAGCGGTGCCCGTATCACCACGACCCTGGTTCGTAATATGATCGATCGCAACGTCAACCTTGGCCTGGCCACGATGTGCATCGGCGCCGGCCAGGGTATCGCCACTATTTTCGAACGTATCTAA